AGAACGGCATCGACTCACACGCTGCGATCTGCAGGGCATTTCAAGTAACGACCGTTATTCGATAATACATAACGATCGTGTTTTGAACAACTACAATTGTTGGCTTCACATGTCGAAGGAGCTTCTTGTGTCAAGGTCCGAGCAGAAGGTGCAGACGCGGCAACGCATCCTGGAGGGCGCAGGTCGCGGGTTCCGCAAGGCTGGATTCGGCGGGATCGGGGTGGACGGCCTGGCGAAGGAAGCAGGCCTGACATCGGGTGCCTTTTACGTGCATTTCGACTCAAAGGCCCACGCATTCCGGGAATCGGTCGCACAGGGCATGGCCGAGTTGCGGGGTGGCGTGCTGTACTTCCAAGAAAAGCACGGACGCGCTTGGTGGCCGGAGTTTGTGCGCTTCTACCTCGGTGCCAAGCGCACGTGCGACTTGTCAGAGAGTTGCACGCTGCAGACGATGCCGGCGGAAGTGGCGCGATCGGACGAAGCCTCCCGTACAACGTTTGAGACGGCATTGCGCGACGTTGCACAGGCGATCATCGATGGTCCCGCCTCACCAGGTGCGCCACGGGACGTGGGAGCCGCTTGCGCCGCCCTCTCTTCGCTTGCGGGCGCTGTCACGCTCGCACGTGCTGTCGGGAGCGGCGCCTTCGCGGACCAGATCGCTGCAGGGACGGAACACGCATTGCTCGGTGCGCCAAGCGGAAAGATTTCGGTCAAGAAAGCCGCTTGAGCGTGGCTTGTAAGGTCGTCTTGGTGATTGTCCTCATGCCGCGAGTTCAGCAGAGCTGAACGAATGTTGTGAACGCGTCCTTCGCCGGATCATGGAAAACATACACCGCCGCCTCGTCATGAAAGTAGTCGGCCACAGGAAACTGCCCCAGGAAAACCAAAGGGCCAGCATCTCCGATGGGCCACGCTGGAGCCTGCAACCAGCGCGGGGGCTGCTTGGCGTACTTAAACAGTTCCAGGATTCTCTGACGCAGCCATGCCTTTCTCTGTTTGGAAGGCAGGGGTGGTGCGGCATCGAGTAATGAGGCAAGGAACTTGACGTCCGCGCCGAGCCGGCGCGGCTGGGCATCGAGCAGCAGCGCATATTCCGCCGTTGCGGTCCCGGCCAGCGCCGTCTCCACTCCGTGCTTCTGGAGCAACGAGACCAGTACGTTCTGTGCGTTGAGCACGTGGCCCGGGTCGCTGAAGTCGAGCCCGATCAGGTAGTGGAACAGCGTCGTCCCCG
This genomic window from Variovorax sp. V93 contains:
- a CDS encoding TetR/AcrR family transcriptional regulator, with the protein product MSKELLVSRSEQKVQTRQRILEGAGRGFRKAGFGGIGVDGLAKEAGLTSGAFYVHFDSKAHAFRESVAQGMAELRGGVLYFQEKHGRAWWPEFVRFYLGAKRTCDLSESCTLQTMPAEVARSDEASRTTFETALRDVAQAIIDGPASPGAPRDVGAACAALSSLAGAVTLARAVGSGAFADQIAAGTEHALLGAPSGKISVKKAA